Part of the Deinococcus roseus genome, ACCGAAAGAAACTTGAGGGTGTAATTTCCAGCACCACATCCGATGTCCAGCACATCTCTGGCATGGGGGGTCAGGGTGCCTGCAGCACGGGTGATCAGGTCCATGTTGAGGGGAGCATCGATGGAACTGGCCTGTCCGGTGTCCAGGTTGGAGAAACGCTCCACATCACTGTCGAAACGGGCTTTGATTTCTGCAACTGTGCTTTTACCAGTGCTTTTGACCTTGCTTTGGTTGTTTGACATTTTGAGCATCCTTTCTGAAGAAGGACCCTTCCGAAAAGGGCTATGCTGAAAGCATGGAAATGGGTCTGAAAGAATTCATTCTGCTGGGGCTGGCCCTGATGCTGCCGGTGGCGTTCATCTATGTGGTGACCACCTACTTTGCCACCCCCAAACGCTTCAACGAGCATGACCAGAAGGTTCTGCTGGAAAAACGCAACAGGAAAAAGAAAGATGGCGGGTCCTGAAACCCGCCACCGCTTGCACTGAAAATCCTGTTACGCGGTAACGGTTTCCTTCAGCACGTTTAGCACGGTCTGGGTGAACTCCTGGGTGCCAGCAGTGCCCCCGAGGTCCTTTGTGGGGTTCTCGTTGAGGGCCTTGAGGACCGCAGCATCAATGCGGTCTGCAGCTTCAGGACGGTTCAGGCTGTACCTGAGCAGCAGGGCAGCACTGAGGATGGTTGCCGTGGGGTTGGCAATGCCCTGACCAGCAATGTCAGGCGCAGAGCCGTGGATGGGCTCGTACAGGCCTGCACCATCGCCCAGAGAGGCAGAGGGCATCAGGCCCAGAGAACCGGGCAGCACCGCACCCAGGTCAGAGAGGATGTCTCCGAACAGGTTCTCGGTGACGATCACGTCATAACGGCTGGGGTTGGTGACCAGCAGCATCGCCACGCTGTCCACATATTCATGGTTGAGGGCCACATCGCTGTATTCTGCCTGCTGGACTTTGACCACTTCACGCCGCCAGAACTCACTGACCTCCAGCACGTTGGCCTTGTCCACACTGGTGACCTTGTTGCGGCGACCCTGTGCGGCTTTGAAAGCCACGCGGGCAATGCGCTCCACTTCGTGCTTCTTGTAACGCATGGCGTTGAAGCCTTCATCGTCGCGGATGTAACGCTCAGGGTCGAAGTACACGCCGCCCAGCAGTTCACGAACCACCAGCACATCCACACCACGGGCCAGTTCGGGCTTCAGGGGAGACAGGTGCTCCATGCCCTCATAGACCTTGATGGGACGCAGGTTGGCGTACACGCCCAGCGCTTTTCTCAGGGCCAGCAGGCCAGACTCGGGGCGCAGGTGGCGGGGCAGGGTATTCCAGTGGGAATCCTGAGCGCCACCAATGCTGCCCAGCAGCACGGCATCTGCAGTTTGCACGGCTTCCTGGGTGGCAGCCGTAAAAGGTTCACCGTAAGCATCAATGGAAGCTCCACCGAATTTGTGCTCATCGTATTCGAGGTCAGGGGCGACCACTTTCAGGACTTCAATGGCGCTGGCGACAATCTCGGGGCCGATTCCGTCACCGGGCAGAACAACAATTTTAGGCATCAGTTCAGCACCTCATATTCAAAAAGGGCGAGGCATGCCTCGCCCCTACAGGGTCTTAATTGAACGTTTCTTTCATGTACTCAAGCCAGCCACCCGATTTCTGCACATCGAGGGCAAACTGGGGCACGGGCACAAAAGTCACGACCTGACCGGTGCGCTTGTTGGTGATCACACCTGCAGTGAGGTCCAGATCGGCTTCATCTCCATCCTGAAATGCAGCAACAATGTCTGCACATTCCAGGGCCAGAAAGCCGTTGTTGATGGCATTGCGGTAGAAAATGCGGGCAAAGTTGGGGGCCAGCACAGCCGCCACCCCTGCGCCCCGGATGGCCCAGACGGCGTGTTCACGGCTGCTTCCGCAACCGAAGTCTGCTCCGGCCACGATGATGTCACCGGGCTGCACCCGCTTCACGAAATCGCGGTCATAATCTTCCATCGCAAACTTGGCCAGTTCTGATTCCACATCGGTGGTCAGGTGGCGGGCAGGGATGATTTCATCGGTGTTGATGTGGTCACGACCAAACACATGCACTTTTGGCATTGATTTACTCCTTGGGAAAGCCCTCAGCTGTCAGCAATCAGCCTTCGGCTGAGAGGAACAACAATCTCAAATTCCAGATCAGTCTGCAGCAGACCCAGCGCCAATGAAGTCGCGGGGATCACTGATGTAACCGTTCACCGCACTGGCAGCCACAGTTGCTGGGCTGGCCAGGTAGATCTGGGCACTGGGGTCACCCATGCGGCCCACGAAATTGCGGTTGGAGCTGGAGATGCACACGTCGTTCGGACCGAGCACCCCGGAGTGCATGCCAAGGCAGGCACCGCAGGAGGGGTAGGACACGCTGGCTCCGGCATCCACGAAGATTTCCAGCAGGCCTTCCTGGGCGGCCTGTTTCCAGATGAGCTGGGTGGCAGGCACCACGATCATCTGCACCCCATCGGCAACCTTGCGGCCTTTGAGGATGTTGGCGACTTCACGCAGGTCGGAGATGCGTCCGTTGGTGCAGCTTCCCACGTAGGCATGGGTCACAGCGATCTTGTCGGTGCCAGCCACTTTGCCGTTGGAGGGGATGTGGGGGTAGGCCACGGTGGGTTCCAGCGCGCCAGCATCAATCTCGATGACCACTTTGTATTTGGCATCTGCATCAGACTGGTATTCGGTGTACTGGTCGGGGGTCACGCCACGGGCACCCAGGTATGCGCGGGTGGTGTCATCCACGGCCACGATGCCGGTTTTGCCGCCTGCCTCGATGGCCATGTTGGTGAGGGTGAAACGGCCTTCCATGTCCAGGTTGTCGATGGTTTCGCCCACCCATTCCATCACCATGTAATTTGCCCCGTCTGCACCAATTTGCTTGATGACTTCCAGCACGAGGTCTTTGGGGGTCACACCGGGGTTGAATTTGCCGGTGACTTTGATCAGCATGGTTTCGGGAACCTTGAACCAGACTTTTCCAGAGTAGATGGCTCCAGCAAGGTCGGTGGAACCCACGCCCGTGGCAAATGCGCCCAGAGCGCCAGCGTTGCAGGTGTGGCTGTCTCCGGAGACCAGGGTGTCACCAGGCTTCACCAGACCGGTATTTTCCAGCACCACGTGCGCAATGCCACCACGTCCCACATCGTAGAAGTGCTTGATGCCTTTTTCGTGCACCCAGCTCTTGAGTTTCTGGTACATCTTGGCGGCCTTGATGTTCATGGCAGGCACAGAGTGGTCAGGAACGGCCACAATCTGGTCCGGGTTGAACACCTTGTCCATGCCCCGTTCTTCCAGCATGCGCAGGGCTGCGGGGGTGGTGATCTCGTGGCAGAGCACCCATGAGGTGTCGCACATGATGAGTTGCCCTGGAACCACCGAAACGTTCCCACTGCGGGCGGCCAAAATCTTCTCTGCAATCGTCATACCCATCTTTTCGTTCCTCCTTCGTCCAACGAAAAGCCCCGAAACTTACCTAAAAGTTTCGGGGTGTATTGGCATAGGTCAATGTTCGCCAGCTTACCCCTGACGGTGTGGTAGCAGGTTGTAACTTCTGGTGGTGAACATTGCCCCCATCATAGTGTTGTCTTCACGCAAAAACAAGACAGCAGATGAATTTGCTTACACAAGCGGCAAGGGCGGGCAGGGATGAGGGGGACTGGTGGTTCGCTCTGTCCTGCAGCTCCTGGCAACAAAATCCTCAAAATCTCCGACAGAGAGATTCCTCCCCCAAAGAGGGGAGGAGCGCAGCGTCAGCAAGCGGGTGGGGTTACAACCGCACCGTCTGGTACCGCACCGGCCTGCCAAATTGATGCAGCTTGCCGTTCTTGCGCATCATGCCCTGAAACACCGTGACCTCCAGGTTGTTGGGATCAAAGCCATCCAGGCGCACGCAGCAGATCCGTCCGGTGTTGTAGCCGCCGGTGTCAATGAACAGGTGCTTGCCGAACATCATGGGTTCCAGGGTGGGGGTGTGGCCGTGGATGCTCATCACCACGCCATCTGGCAGCGGAAACGGACCTTCGTAGGGCCGGATCCACATGGCCACATCTTCGGGGGTGTGACCGCCTCTGGCGTGGGGTGGGGCGGCGTGGGAGACCAGCACACTGCCTTCCTGGGGGTAATCGGTGATGCCTTCGGGCCCCACAAACATCGCAATGCGCCCAAGTTCCAGGTAAGCCAGCAAATCTTCCGGATAATTTTCGATGGTGAAACGCTGGTATTCCCGGATCACCGTTTCTCCGCCTGCTTCACGCCAGTTGCGGAAGTCCTCGAAGGCCCGCTGGTATTCCCGCATGTTTTTGCTGCTCAGGTGGTTCTGGTAATGCCGGTGGGGCATCAGGGCCATCTCTTCGTGGTTGCCCCGGATCACGGTGGCCCGTCCTGCGGCATGCAGGTCCAGTACAGCTTTCATGGCTGCTCGGTTTTGCGGTCCCCGGTCAATCACATCGCCCAGGAAAACGTAGTGGGTGTCGTCCGGGTAATGTCCGAGGATTCGCTCCAGAATGTCATATCTTCCGTGGATGTCACCAATGCAAACTATCATCGGCCTCATTGTGGCACATCTGCCTCCGGGCTTCTGTGTGTTTTCAGAGGGGATGGTCCAGATCTGGAAGCACCATCTGCACCTGCAAGCCGTTCATCTTACCGGCGATTTACAGGACGTTTGCCCGTAAAGCAAGCGAATCAAACCGTTTCGATCAGGGTTTTCTAGGTGCATGAATATGCATCTTTTTTGAGGAACATTTACAATTCATGGGCATCGTTGAAAACAGGTTGCCGCCTGTGATGCGGGAGGAAAGCCATGAAAGTTCTCACTGTTTGTCTCGGAAACATCTGCCGTTCTCCACTGGCCGAGGTGCTGGTCCGCAAAGCCCTGCAAGACGCGGGCATCGAAGCCTCTGTGGACAGTGCGGGCACTGGAGCGTGGCACCTGGGTGAGCAGCCCGACCCCAGAGCCCAGAAAGTTGCTGCAAAGCACGGTCTGCCTCTTGGACACGCAGCACGAAAGATTTCCGAGCAGGACTTTTTTGATTTCGACCACATCCTGGTGATGGACGAGCAGAACCTGCGCAACGTGAAAAACCTGCAACCCACCTCCTCCAAAGCCAGAATCAAGATGATCCGTGACTTTGATCCCGTGGGCAAAGGCGCTGTCCCTGACCCTTACTACGGCACCGATGAGGACTTCCAGGTGGTCTGGACCATGCTGGAACGGGCAGCACAGGGATTTGCCGCCTCTGTGTCTGAAAAGCAGGCTGTCAAGCTCTGATCTGGCCCTGATCTCAATCTTGTTTTCAGACCCCGGGCTGCTCTTTTAATCCGGGGTTTTTGCTGTGGAAGTCTGGTCCAGAAAAGGCAGGTCCTGCACAGTTTCATACTTTCCATGGGACTTTTTGATGGCCAGACGCAAAAACCTTGCTGTGAACTCTGCTTGCTGGAACAGTTCACTGGCCTCCTGAATTTGCCTGGAGGTCGGGCTGTACAGCAGCGTCAGGTGCATCTGGTAGGCCTCTCCTTCAAAAAATTGAGGCTGGGGAGGATGGCCCACTGCCAGCAAGGTGTGCAGGTGCAAGGTCCTGGCCCCCGGAGAAACCACATCCCAGAACAGCACCCTGGGGCCAAAGGTGCGAACACCTGAAAGCTGCACCTGAAATGGAGCAGTGGCAGCACACAAAGCCTGCACCCTGGGAAGCCAGTCCAGATCCGGGGTGAGGCCCGCCTTGAATTTGATGGTGATGTGCGGCTCCATGCTGGGCCGGGTGTACTGCAACTGGTACTGCAAAACCCGCTCTGAGATGTCCTGCGGTGGGATCAGGGCCAGCACATAAGTGGGGGCTGTGCCTCCCGTGTCAGAGGTCATGGAGAAACCTGAACCTGCTCTGTTGCAGAGATGGCCTGATGGTGCACCCGTCTGGCATTGATGCCGGTCAGCACCTCGTATTCGATGGTGTTGGCATGGGGGGCAAGCTGGGTGGCGGTGACTGCATCAAAACCCATCACTTCCACATAATCTCCCACCTGCACCTGCAGACCCGTGACCTCCATCATGCACTGGTCCATGCAAATCCGCCCGATGATCTCCCGCCATTCCGAGCCGTGTCTGGCCAGGGCATGCCCGGTGGCCGATCTGGGGTACCCATCGGCATAGCCAATTTGCAGGGTGGCCACCAGGGTGTCTCTTTCTGCCGTCCAGAGTTCACCGTAAGACACCTTCTCCCCCGCTTGCATGGTGTGCAGATATCCGATGCGGGCCATCAGGCGCATCACGGGTTTGAGGGGAAGCCCGGTTTCCGGGCGGGTGGTGAAGCCATAAGCGGCAATGCCAGGACGGATCAGGTTGAAAGCCGCTTCATGACCAAAAGCCTCAATGCCTGCTGAATTGCTCATGTGGTAGATCAGACCGTTCATCCCGGCGTGCTCCAGGCTGGATTTGACCTCTTTAAAAAGCTCCAGTTGTCTGCGGGCACTCTGGTTGTCCTGGGCATCTGCACTGGCAAAGTGGGAAAAAATGCCTTCCACGATCACCCCACGGTGCTGGGCGGTCTGGGCCACCCTCACCACGTCTTCAGGGCGCATGCCCAGGCGGTTCATGCCGGTGTTCACTTTCAGGTGGATGCGGGAACCTGCAGGCAGGTACAGCAGTTCTTCCAGGCTGCTGAGGGTCAGGCGCACCCCCTGCCGGGCCAGTTGCGCAGCCTCCTCCCAGGCCGGAGGGGTCAGGAGCAGCACTGGCTTGCGGGTCAGCGGCATGATTTCCAGCGCTTCCTCGGGAGAGGCCACCGCGTACCCCCAGATCAGCTTCCAGTCGCTGGTGTGCTGCACCACCAGGGCCGCACTGTGCCCATAAGCGTTGGCTTTGACCGGAAGCAGCACATGCGAAGAAGCCGCATGCCTGGAGAGGGCCAGCAGGTTGGCGTACAGGTGGGTGAGGTGGATTTCAGCAATGACCCGCGGTGTCATGGGAAACATGGTAACGCATGGGAGCAGAAAGCAGCGCTCCAGTTTTGATCGGGGCCGTCCCGAGGCACGCTTTCAGGAGCAAGAAGGAGGCAGAAGACCAGATGCCGAGGGCCTTGTAGGGGCGAGCGGGCTGAGGGACCAAAATGCGGTCCCTCGTACAGCCCAAGACGGCGGGCAGAGAATCCAGCTTGCGGATTCGCGTTTTGCACAAGACAGCATGCCTCGCCCTTTTCCCAGAGCAAAGAGCAAAAGAGGTCCTGTCCTTATCGCATGACAAAAGGAACGCATGGGGATCTGCATTCTCAGGGTCAGGAACTTCCCTGCTTTGTTTGTACCCAGTCCAGAGTTTCTCGATGCATCCAAACACACAGAACTTGCAAATCAGTCTTCAGAAGCAGGATGTGAGGTGACACCTCCCGCTCTGCGACAGCCAGAAGCATGAATGACCTCCCTGAACGAAACGGCACATCCGTTTCCGGGCAGTGTGCTGTTGTGCTGCTGGAAAACCCAAAAGGAGAACACCATGAAAAAATTTCTGACCGTTTCCACCACCCTGGCCCTGACCCTGGGCATGACCGCATTCGCCGCCGACATGAACGCTTTTGTGCGTGTGGTTCACGCTGTGCCTGATGCCCCTGCTGTGGATGTGTATGTGGACGGCACCCGCACCGTCACCAATGCCCCCTTCAAGGCCGTCACCCCTTATGGCGATGTGCCCGCAGGCAAGCACCATGTGATCATCACTGCTGCTGGAGACATGAGCGCCAAAGTCTTTGAAGGGGATGTCACCCTCAGGGCTGGCAAGTACTACACCGTGGCCGCCATCGGATACTTGAAAACCCTGAAACCCAAGATCTTCATGGCCAACAGCCTGAACATGAACAAGGAAAAAGCCCAGGTGAACGTGTTCCACCTGTCTCCCAACGGTCCCCGCATTGATGCCATTGCCCCGGACTACGACAATGCCCGCATCGTGCCCAACCTGTCTTATGGCCGCATGTACAAAGCCATGGTCAGCCCCATGGGTGTGAACCTCAACATCGTTCCAGCCATGAAAATGACCCCTGTGGTGAAGAACCTCAGTGGCATCAGCGTGAATGCTGGCAAGACCTACAGCGTGTTTGCCGTGGGTCTGGTGGGAGGCATGGGCACCCAGGCTTTTGACCTGATCGCCACCGAAGACAAAGTGGTGATGGGGTCCATGAGCGGCAAGTAAGCTTCACCGCACACTGCAATTCGTCTGACGGCACAGGCCGTTTCTACTTCCAGAGGTCAGGGGTTTTCCCTGGCCTGCTTGTTTGAGGAGGATCATGTTCAGGCTTCCATCCAGTTTGATTGTGGGTTTCAGTGCAGCGGTGCTGCTCAGTGGGCTGGGTTTGCTGGCCAGAATGTGGGCAGCTGCCCCCTATCCGCCCCAGGTTCTTTTTGACCGCATCAGCCAGTTTCTGGGCACTCCGGCCATGTTCAACCTGATCCACCATCTGTTGGGGGTGGGTCAGGGCGGTAAAATTGCAGCTTTTCTGGGGGTTTTGCTGTTGTGGCTGGGTGGATTGACGTTGCTGGGGGTGCTGGGACCTGTGATTGCAACAGGGGTTCTTTTGCTGGTGCTGCTTTTTGTGGTTCCTGCTGGCTGGGCTGTGGGTTACGCCGTTCTTTATTTGCTGATCCGTCTGGCCTTGCAACCTGCTGTCATACAGCACCAGCAAGGCCGCCGTGAAGCCCTGAATGCTCTTGGGGTGGGTTCGCTGGCCATCACCGTGGCGGCTTCGGGGAGTCTCCTGAAAAAAGTTCTGGATGGCACGGACCAGACGGCTGCCTCTGCTTTCAAAGCTGGATCTCCCCTCCCAGAAGGCATTGTGTCTCAGGACGATCTGTATTACGTCAGCAAGAACCTGGAAGGGTTTGATCCGCTGCTCAGTGCAGAGAAATGGTCCCTCAAGATCAAAGGCATGGTCGAGAAACCAGGAGACCTGACCCTCTCAGACCTCAAAAAATTCCGGCAACGGGACCTGGAACTCACCCTGAATTGCATTTCCAACCCGGTGGGGGGTTTCCTGATTGGAAACGCCATCTGGACGGGCTTCACCCTGCGGGATCTGCTGAACCAGGTGGGGGTCAAGCAGGGGGCGAAATTCATCCTCTGGAAAGCAGCAGACGGGTACATCGAATCCCTGCCTCTGGGAGAGGCTTACGAGGAGGACGTGATGCTGGTCCACAGCATCAACGGTGAACCCCTCACCCCCAAACATGGTTTTCCACTGCGGGTGCTGATTCCAGGCAGGTACGGCATGAAGCAACCCCGCTGGATCACCGAGATGGAACTGTCCAGCAGCGATGTGCCTTCTTACTGGAGCCAGAGGGGATGGGACAAAGAGGCGTTCATCAAGCCTTCCAGCCGTTTTGATGTGCCCGAAGAAGGCAAACCCGTGGTGGCCGGAAAAGAACTGATGATGAAAGGGGTGGCTTTTGCAGGCAAGGTGCCCATCACACGGGTGGAGGTTTCTGTGGATGGAGGGAAAACCTGGCAGGAAGCTGCCTTGAAAGACAGGCGCTCCAAACACGCCTGGACGCTGTGGTCGCTTCCCTGGACCCCAGAGGCGGGAATTCATGAGGTGGTGGTTCGGGCTTATGGTGCCGGGAAACTGCAAACCGATCAGACCGCAGATCCCCTGCCCAGTGGCTCCACAGGCTGGCACAGGTTTCTGGTCAATGCCTCCTGAGCTTCCTGTCTGGCCTGTCCATTCTGCAGTCATCTGAACTTAAACTGAGCGTTTTGCCAATT contains:
- the leuB gene encoding 3-isopropylmalate dehydrogenase — its product is MPKIVVLPGDGIGPEIVASAIEVLKVVAPDLEYDEHKFGGASIDAYGEPFTAATQEAVQTADAVLLGSIGGAQDSHWNTLPRHLRPESGLLALRKALGVYANLRPIKVYEGMEHLSPLKPELARGVDVLVVRELLGGVYFDPERYIRDDEGFNAMRYKKHEVERIARVAFKAAQGRRNKVTSVDKANVLEVSEFWRREVVKVQQAEYSDVALNHEYVDSVAMLLVTNPSRYDVIVTENLFGDILSDLGAVLPGSLGLMPSASLGDGAGLYEPIHGSAPDIAGQGIANPTATILSAALLLRYSLNRPEAADRIDAAVLKALNENPTKDLGGTAGTQEFTQTVLNVLKETVTA
- a CDS encoding 3-isopropylmalate dehydratase small subunit; the encoded protein is MPKVHVFGRDHINTDEIIPARHLTTDVESELAKFAMEDYDRDFVKRVQPGDIIVAGADFGCGSSREHAVWAIRGAGVAAVLAPNFARIFYRNAINNGFLALECADIVAAFQDGDEADLDLTAGVITNKRTGQVVTFVPVPQFALDVQKSGGWLEYMKETFN
- a CDS encoding 3-isopropylmalate dehydratase large subunit produces the protein MGMTIAEKILAARSGNVSVVPGQLIMCDTSWVLCHEITTPAALRMLEERGMDKVFNPDQIVAVPDHSVPAMNIKAAKMYQKLKSWVHEKGIKHFYDVGRGGIAHVVLENTGLVKPGDTLVSGDSHTCNAGALGAFATGVGSTDLAGAIYSGKVWFKVPETMLIKVTGKFNPGVTPKDLVLEVIKQIGADGANYMVMEWVGETIDNLDMEGRFTLTNMAIEAGGKTGIVAVDDTTRAYLGARGVTPDQYTEYQSDADAKYKVVIEIDAGALEPTVAYPHIPSNGKVAGTDKIAVTHAYVGSCTNGRISDLREVANILKGRKVADGVQMIVVPATQLIWKQAAQEGLLEIFVDAGASVSYPSCGACLGMHSGVLGPNDVCISSSNRNFVGRMGDPSAQIYLASPATVAASAVNGYISDPRDFIGAGSAAD
- a CDS encoding metallophosphoesterase, with translation MIVCIGDIHGRYDILERILGHYPDDTHYVFLGDVIDRGPQNRAAMKAVLDLHAAGRATVIRGNHEEMALMPHRHYQNHLSSKNMREYQRAFEDFRNWREAGGETVIREYQRFTIENYPEDLLAYLELGRIAMFVGPEGITDYPQEGSVLVSHAAPPHARGGHTPEDVAMWIRPYEGPFPLPDGVVMSIHGHTPTLEPMMFGKHLFIDTGGYNTGRICCVRLDGFDPNNLEVTVFQGMMRKNGKLHQFGRPVRYQTVRL
- a CDS encoding low molecular weight protein-tyrosine-phosphatase: MKVLTVCLGNICRSPLAEVLVRKALQDAGIEASVDSAGTGAWHLGEQPDPRAQKVAAKHGLPLGHAARKISEQDFFDFDHILVMDEQNLRNVKNLQPTSSKARIKMIRDFDPVGKGAVPDPYYGTDEDFQVVWTMLERAAQGFAASVSEKQAVKL
- a CDS encoding 2'-5' RNA ligase family protein — its product is MTSDTGGTAPTYVLALIPPQDISERVLQYQLQYTRPSMEPHITIKFKAGLTPDLDWLPRVQALCAATAPFQVQLSGVRTFGPRVLFWDVVSPGARTLHLHTLLAVGHPPQPQFFEGEAYQMHLTLLYSPTSRQIQEASELFQQAEFTARFLRLAIKKSHGKYETVQDLPFLDQTSTAKTPD
- the alr gene encoding alanine racemase, encoding MTPRVIAEIHLTHLYANLLALSRHAASSHVLLPVKANAYGHSAALVVQHTSDWKLIWGYAVASPEEALEIMPLTRKPVLLLTPPAWEEAAQLARQGVRLTLSSLEELLYLPAGSRIHLKVNTGMNRLGMRPEDVVRVAQTAQHRGVIVEGIFSHFASADAQDNQSARRQLELFKEVKSSLEHAGMNGLIYHMSNSAGIEAFGHEAAFNLIRPGIAAYGFTTRPETGLPLKPVMRLMARIGYLHTMQAGEKVSYGELWTAERDTLVATLQIGYADGYPRSATGHALARHGSEWREIIGRICMDQCMMEVTGLQVQVGDYVEVMGFDAVTATQLAPHANTIEYEVLTGINARRVHHQAISATEQVQVSP
- a CDS encoding DUF4397 domain-containing protein; translation: MKKFLTVSTTLALTLGMTAFAADMNAFVRVVHAVPDAPAVDVYVDGTRTVTNAPFKAVTPYGDVPAGKHHVIITAAGDMSAKVFEGDVTLRAGKYYTVAAIGYLKTLKPKIFMANSLNMNKEKAQVNVFHLSPNGPRIDAIAPDYDNARIVPNLSYGRMYKAMVSPMGVNLNIVPAMKMTPVVKNLSGISVNAGKTYSVFAVGLVGGMGTQAFDLIATEDKVVMGSMSGK
- a CDS encoding molybdopterin-dependent oxidoreductase, which gives rise to MFRLPSSLIVGFSAAVLLSGLGLLARMWAAAPYPPQVLFDRISQFLGTPAMFNLIHHLLGVGQGGKIAAFLGVLLLWLGGLTLLGVLGPVIATGVLLLVLLFVVPAGWAVGYAVLYLLIRLALQPAVIQHQQGRREALNALGVGSLAITVAASGSLLKKVLDGTDQTAASAFKAGSPLPEGIVSQDDLYYVSKNLEGFDPLLSAEKWSLKIKGMVEKPGDLTLSDLKKFRQRDLELTLNCISNPVGGFLIGNAIWTGFTLRDLLNQVGVKQGAKFILWKAADGYIESLPLGEAYEEDVMLVHSINGEPLTPKHGFPLRVLIPGRYGMKQPRWITEMELSSSDVPSYWSQRGWDKEAFIKPSSRFDVPEEGKPVVAGKELMMKGVAFAGKVPITRVEVSVDGGKTWQEAALKDRRSKHAWTLWSLPWTPEAGIHEVVVRAYGAGKLQTDQTADPLPSGSTGWHRFLVNAS